TCGACGTCGAGTCGGGCACCCTGGGTTCCACCGCGATCCTGCCGGGCTGGACCGGCACCAAGCCCGCCGAGGAGCTGCGGGGGCGGCTCGGTGTGCCCGTCCATGTCGACAACGACGCCAACCTGGCCGCCCTCGGCGAGATGGTCTGGGGCAGCGGCCGGGGTGCGAAGGACCTGGCGTACATCAAGGTCGCCAGTGGTGTCGGCGCCGGCCTGGTCATCAACGGCAAGATCTACCGCGGCCCGGGTGGCACGGCTGGAGAAATCGGGCATATTACTCTTGATGAGTCCGGTCCTGTCTGCCGCTGCGGTAACCGGGGCTGCCTGGAGACCTTCACGGCCGCGCGCTATGTGCTCCCGCTCCTCCAGTCCAGCCACGGCACCGACCTGACCATGGAAGGCGTCGTACGACTGGCGCGGGACGGAGACCCGGGCTGCCGTCGGGTGATCGCCGACGTCGGCCGTCACATCGGCAGTGGAGTCGCCAACCTCTGCAATTTGCTCAACCCGAGCCGAGTGGTCCTCGGCGGTGATCTCGCCGAGGCCGGTGAGCTGGTGCTCGGGCCCATCAGGGAGTCGGTCGGCCGGTATGCGATCCCCAGTGCCGCACGACAACTCTCGGTGTTGCCAGGCGCACTCGGTGGTCGCGCGGAGGTCCTCGGAGCCCTTGCGCTGGCGCTCAGCGAGATGGGGGATTCAACCCTTTTGGACGGCTCGCTGACTGCCGCTGCCCCTGCCTTCACTTAGAGAACGGATGGCACCGTTGCCAACCCGTTAAGGATTTACTTCTTGACGTCGCACGGGTGGCCGAGTTGACTTCCAGCCACCTCGGCCGCAACGACGCGGCCTCGTCAGGGAGGTTTCTGAAGTGAACACGCGTATGCGTCGTGCCGCCGTTGCCATCGCCGCAAGTGCGATGGCTGTTTCCCTCGCCGCCTGTGGCAGCGCGAAGGAGGCCGACGGTGGCAGTGAGACCGCGGGTACCGCCGCCAAGGGCGACAACATCAAGGTCGGTCTCCTGCTCCCGGAGAACCAGACCGCGCGGTACGAGAAGTTCGACCGCCCCTTGATCGAGAAAAAGATCGGGGAGCTGACGAACAACAAGGCTGAGATCCAGTACAACAACGCCAAGCAGGACGCCAACCTGCAGGCGCAGCAGGTCGACACGATGATCACCAACAAGGTGGACGTGCTGATCCTGGACGCCGTGGACGCCAAGGCGATCAAGAACTCCGTGCAGAAGGCCGTCGAGGCCGGCATCAAGGTCGTCGCCTACGACCGCCTGGCCGAGGGCCCGATCAGCGCCTACACCTCCTTCGACAACGTGTCGGTCGGCAAGACCCAGGGCGAGGCCCTGCTCACGGCGCTGGGCGACAAGGCCAAGGACGGCCAGGTCGTCATGATGAACGGCTCCGTCACCGACCCGAACGCCGCCCAGTTCAAGGAGGGCGCGCACTCCGTCCTCGACGGCAAGGTGAACATCGGCAAGGAGTACGACACCAAGGAGTGGAAGCCGGAGAACGCCAACGCCAACATGGAGTCGGCGATCTCGGCGCTCGGCAAGGACAAGATCATCGGTGTCTACTCCGCCAACGACGGCATGGCGGGCGGCATCATCACCGCCCTGAAGTCGGCCGGCATCGATGTCCCGGTCACCGGCCAGGACGCCGAACTCGCCGCCGTCCAGCGCATCGTCACCGGCGACCAGTACATGAGCGTCT
This genomic window from Streptomyces sp. DG2A-72 contains:
- a CDS encoding ROK family transcriptional regulator — protein: METPGSQSSLHRANLERVVRAVRLAGSLTQAEIARTTGLSAATVSNIVRELKDGGTVEVTPTSAGGRRARSVSLSGDAGIVIGVDFGHTHLRVAVGNLAHQVLAEEAEPLDVDASATQSFDRAEELVNRLIVATGVDRSKVAGVGLGVPGPIDVESGTLGSTAILPGWTGTKPAEELRGRLGVPVHVDNDANLAALGEMVWGSGRGAKDLAYIKVASGVGAGLVINGKIYRGPGGTAGEIGHITLDESGPVCRCGNRGCLETFTAARYVLPLLQSSHGTDLTMEGVVRLARDGDPGCRRVIADVGRHIGSGVANLCNLLNPSRVVLGGDLAEAGELVLGPIRESVGRYAIPSAARQLSVLPGALGGRAEVLGALALALSEMGDSTLLDGSLTAAAPAFT
- a CDS encoding substrate-binding domain-containing protein — protein: MRRAAVAIAASAMAVSLAACGSAKEADGGSETAGTAAKGDNIKVGLLLPENQTARYEKFDRPLIEKKIGELTNNKAEIQYNNAKQDANLQAQQVDTMITNKVDVLILDAVDAKAIKNSVQKAVEAGIKVVAYDRLAEGPISAYTSFDNVSVGKTQGEALLTALGDKAKDGQVVMMNGSVTDPNAAQFKEGAHSVLDGKVNIGKEYDTKEWKPENANANMESAISALGKDKIIGVYSANDGMAGGIITALKSAGIDVPVTGQDAELAAVQRIVTGDQYMSVYKPYAPEADAAAEMAVALAKGESLDSIAKDKVDSGSAKAVPSVLVPVTSLTKDNINDTVIKDGVYTIDEICTAKYKSACDKIGLK